aactttgtgtttctttcagcttttgGTTTAGCTGTGGTTAACAGACCTACTCAGAGTGCAAATTGCACACAACCACCAGAGCTGAAGGAGGGGAGGATGCTGCTGCCAATGATCCTCCCTGTCATagaaatcagagagaaaagggaaactAGGATCTCCCCAGGGCAGAGTGAAGTGGACCAGGGATCTCTTCTAAAAGTGAGTCTTTGACACTCATCCTTCAGAGTCACTCCTACTACTACTATCTAGGCTACGTGTTATTGTCTTTTTGCACTCATTTAAAAGTAACtcagtttttaaaattactCTTAAACTCATTATACTTTTAGTGTTACATTGCAGGAATAAGGTTTCTGGCTAAATAGTTTCATTCGTACTATATTCTGTCCTTGGTTGTTTGTTGGCAGTGGTATATTGTGTAATACATACATACCTGCTAATGTCAAATTGAAACtgttgctgtattttgtattattGCGAAAGCTATTTTGAGCTTTGCAACTATAGATTCCAAAGTCACTAGAGGATTCGATAAGtacagaaatcactgctgcttcccTTGTCTGCATCTTCACCGGGGGCTGGATCCTCTGTCTGCCTTTGAAGAATGTGTATGTGATAGGGAGAGAGCCTTTCTCTGAGATGCAGGACAAGGTCACAGTTTGGCCTTTCTTTGCTTGGGAACTGGGTGAGCTCAGCACTGGTTTGGAAACTGGctctgtaaaaaacaaacaacagcaacaaaaagaaccTGAGCAGACTTCAGTGCTGATTACAGAGCAAACTCCAAAGCAAGACTCTTAATTAAGCAGCAACATTAGAGGAAGAGATGCTTGCAAAGGATGAAGTATTCAGTGAGACATAccagaacagcactgctgaCTCCTGAGGTAGTTGGAGCAGTTTGCAGTAGTTCAGCTCCATCATCAAGGAAGGATAtttttactagatcaggttttTCAAAGCCCTTTCCAACCTGACTTTTAACATTTCCAATGATGGGGcattctctgggcaacctgttccaatgcctcaccacctttgttgtgaaaaatttcttccttgtatccaataaaacaaaatgtgctgAAAATCAATACAGCAAGACATACCTTTAAGTGTAAAGTTGAGacttctgctgtatttttcacCATTGGAGATTTCATTCTCAGCTTTGCACTTGTATTCCCCCAGATCACTGGCAGAATTGATAGTTAAGTTAAACACAACTGGAGTCAAGTCTGTCCTATTTAAAGCAGATACCTGTTGTCTTTGTTTAAATAGTGTATATCTGATAGGAGGAG
The Coturnix japonica isolate 7356 chromosome 18, Coturnix japonica 2.1, whole genome shotgun sequence DNA segment above includes these coding regions:
- the MILR1 gene encoding allergin-1 isoform X4 produces the protein MYQNVSLSCHSDSGSPPIRYTLFKQRQQVSALNRTDLTPVVFNLTINSASDLGEYKCKAENEISNGEKYSRSLNFTLKEPVSKPVLSSPSSQAKKGQTVTLSCISEKGSLPITYTFFKGRQRIQPPVKMQTREAAVISVLIESSSDFGIYSCKAQNSFRNNTKYSNSFNLTLAEERSNSQPLIISLVLILLLLAIGFALAIPFFIIPSYKAKKFAPTTSSTGHNSTERVEESEDYVTYAEIEPIQPGEEYVNLSVIRRRDEQENRACATIYSKVLIRDGAQAGPLHSPE